A stretch of bacterium DNA encodes these proteins:
- a CDS encoding nucleoside recognition protein — protein sequence MEQNTEHEPDAVNITKWQERLRLCVKDAMPPALKTGVWLLSITVPVSFLVFILKITGVLEVIAQFFAPAFAFAGLPGESAIVFATACFLNVYSSIAVIQTLGLTGRIVTILALMCLISHNLPVESMVQKKTGSSALKMIILRLSASFAGAVALNKFLPSDSLQLPETVVKSTISAGSGFMIELQIWAVGILHLCIKIMILITLLMILQRILEEFGVTEFLSSILKYPLLILGVPYQAAFLWIIANTLGLAYGSGVMLDYVKRGKISRDNVNLLNYHVAISHSLLEDTMLFVAIGVSAWWITIPRLILAAIAVWLKRFMDFIFVTKKTAAV from the coding sequence ATGGAACAAAATACTGAGCACGAACCGGATGCTGTAAATATCACAAAATGGCAGGAACGATTACGTTTATGCGTTAAAGATGCCATGCCGCCTGCACTTAAAACAGGTGTTTGGCTGTTATCAATTACTGTTCCGGTCTCTTTTTTAGTATTTATTCTCAAAATAACAGGTGTACTTGAAGTTATTGCACAGTTCTTTGCTCCTGCATTCGCTTTTGCAGGGTTGCCCGGAGAATCTGCAATAGTTTTTGCAACTGCCTGTTTTTTAAATGTCTATTCAAGTATAGCCGTAATACAAACTCTTGGCCTTACAGGACGTATTGTAACTATTCTCGCACTAATGTGTCTCATTTCTCACAATTTGCCTGTAGAGAGCATGGTTCAGAAAAAAACAGGCTCATCTGCATTAAAGATGATTATACTAAGGCTTTCTGCGAGTTTTGCAGGCGCAGTGGCACTTAATAAATTTCTTCCTTCAGATTCATTACAACTGCCAGAAACAGTTGTTAAGAGTACAATTTCAGCAGGCAGCGGCTTTATGATTGAATTGCAAATATGGGCTGTTGGGATTTTACATCTCTGTATCAAAATTATGATACTTATTACTCTGCTCATGATACTGCAGCGAATTCTGGAAGAGTTCGGTGTTACGGAATTCCTTTCCAGTATTTTAAAATATCCTCTCTTGATCCTTGGCGTTCCATATCAGGCAGCATTTCTCTGGATTATTGCCAATACTCTGGGCCTTGCATACGGGTCGGGTGTGATGTTGGATTATGTAAAGCGGGGAAAGATATCCCGTGATAATGTGAACCTTTTAAATTATCATGTTGCGATTTCACACTCTTTATTGGAAGATACTATGCTTTTTGTTGCTATAGGAGTTTCAGCATGGTGGATTACAATTCCACGTCTGATCTTAGCAGCAATTGCTGTGTGGCTGAAACGGTTTATGGATTTTATTTTTGTTACAAAGAAAACAGCGGCAGTTTAA
- a CDS encoding exo-alpha-sialidase, with protein MRIKYIMVLFFAVLFAGCGKIKELYKIDTEKVATVIESDNNMGHLDFIKLGDGKIFVVFTEHNERSAESEILMCKSKSGIAGWSKPGVLVKSGWKCYNPVVCRLKDGLVIIVFNQSRRDDKKGSDIPIGIFLIESFDNGVTFTAPRMIPAGEKSSLNVSGGILEAENGDLFVGVSAASGDVASYVGALLSEDRGETWRRVDIFSGDSTDSFNLENPSIIETGEKDFLCLMQSRDSQGFIYESISKDGGHTWSLPFNTGMEGTFPGIVKTGSGSMFAVFQDMWPKGISIIRSYNNGVTWEDERPLKNAQGNCMYPIVKSFDDKIYIAFSQDIQKNKHGIRIIIRKNTLLKSPSGLSASVDHNKYVHLRWNATQGADYYAVYRDTSDSFDSLLTRKRFATVFKSSYIDESVKQGQDYFYSITQVIGRGKLIIGTGMESRPSKSVKVVAEKGSY; from the coding sequence ATGAGAATAAAATATATTATGGTTTTGTTTTTCGCAGTTTTATTTGCTGGATGCGGAAAAATTAAAGAATTATATAAAATTGATACGGAGAAAGTGGCCACAGTTATTGAATCCGATAACAATATGGGCCATCTGGATTTTATCAAATTGGGAGACGGTAAAATTTTTGTAGTTTTTACGGAACATAATGAAAGGAGCGCCGAATCGGAAATTTTGATGTGCAAATCAAAGTCCGGTATAGCTGGATGGTCAAAACCCGGCGTACTTGTAAAAAGCGGATGGAAATGCTATAATCCGGTAGTGTGCCGGTTAAAGGATGGGCTGGTTATCATTGTGTTTAATCAATCGAGACGTGATGATAAAAAAGGAAGTGATATCCCGATCGGTATTTTCCTTATAGAGTCATTTGATAATGGAGTGACATTTACAGCCCCTCGTATGATTCCGGCAGGAGAAAAGAGCAGCCTGAATGTTTCAGGAGGGATTCTTGAGGCTGAAAACGGAGATCTTTTTGTGGGTGTATCTGCTGCTTCCGGAGATGTAGCATCCTATGTCGGTGCTCTTCTGTCCGAAGACAGGGGTGAGACCTGGCGCAGAGTTGATATATTTTCGGGAGATAGTACGGATAGTTTCAACTTGGAAAATCCTTCAATTATCGAGACAGGGGAAAAAGATTTTCTCTGCCTTATGCAGAGCAGGGACTCGCAGGGTTTTATATATGAGAGTATCTCCAAAGACGGGGGGCATACATGGTCTTTACCTTTTAATACAGGTATGGAGGGTACATTTCCGGGAATTGTAAAAACAGGCAGTGGTTCTATGTTTGCTGTTTTTCAGGATATGTGGCCGAAAGGGATATCAATTATCCGGAGTTACAACAATGGGGTTACATGGGAAGACGAAAGACCCCTTAAGAATGCACAGGGAAACTGTATGTATCCAATTGTAAAAAGTTTTGATGATAAAATTTATATTGCCTTTTCTCAGGATATACAAAAAAATAAACACGGGATAAGAATAATTATTCGAAAAAATACTTTACTAAAAAGCCCTTCCGGCCTTTCAGCATCGGTTGATCATAATAAGTATGTCCATCTGAGGTGGAATGCAACGCAAGGCGCAGACTATTATGCTGTTTACAGAGATACATCTGATTCTTTTGATTCTCTTTTAACCAGAAAAAGATTTGCAACTGTTTTTAAATCAAGCTATATTGACGAATCTGTAAAACAGGGACAGGACTATTTTTATTCAATTACTCAAGTCATCGGCAGAGGGAAATTGATAATCGGTACTGGTATGGAAAGCAGGCCTTCAAAATCTGTAAAGGTTGTTGCAGAAAAAGGAAGTTATTAA